One genomic segment of Pseudomonadota bacterium includes these proteins:
- a CDS encoding PA domain-containing protein gives MKNSFAKLRLLASAATLATGLMAAPAANAALTIYIANGNAAGVGFNDTTPVAPVGGNSGTTLGQQRQIAFAYAAQKWGATLTSSVDVYIYARFTALACSETGAVLGSAGTTEVFSDFPNAPIANTWYSNALADKIAGEDLDPVAYDINANFNVNLGKTGCLTGVPFYFGLDNNHGSAVDFVTVLTHEMAHGLGFQTFTNGSNGTLLGEPDIPQPAIWDHYLYDNVAGVNWVQMTPAQRVASAVGVNSLVWTGPNVTAKVPQVLRGVPRLTIGGPAAGATAGSYLLGSASFGPPLKFPGLSADVMPVSNGGANGDGCLAFSAADKLAVTGNIALINRGVCGFVVKVKNAQLAGAVGVIIADNVAGSPPPDLGGTDATITIPSIRITLGDATNLRTALAKRSRTKSGVIATLDANPNVLGGADALGRIKMYTPNPFQSGSSVSHYDVSATPNQLMEPAINGDLTHEVTVPNDLTYELFKDIGW, from the coding sequence ATGAAAAATAGTTTTGCAAAACTGCGCCTGCTCGCTTCGGCGGCGACGCTCGCAACCGGCCTCATGGCCGCTCCTGCCGCGAACGCGGCTCTCACCATCTACATCGCCAACGGCAACGCTGCCGGCGTGGGTTTCAACGACACGACTCCGGTCGCGCCGGTCGGCGGCAACAGCGGCACGACGCTTGGCCAGCAGCGCCAGATTGCGTTCGCGTACGCGGCGCAGAAATGGGGTGCCACACTCACGAGCTCGGTCGACGTCTACATCTACGCGCGCTTCACTGCGCTCGCATGCAGCGAGACCGGCGCGGTGCTCGGCTCCGCCGGCACGACGGAGGTCTTCTCGGACTTCCCCAACGCACCGATTGCCAACACCTGGTACTCGAATGCGCTGGCCGACAAGATCGCCGGAGAGGATCTGGATCCGGTCGCATACGACATCAACGCCAATTTCAATGTGAACCTCGGTAAAACGGGCTGCCTCACCGGCGTTCCGTTTTACTTCGGTCTCGACAACAACCATGGCTCCGCGGTCGATTTCGTCACGGTGCTGACGCACGAGATGGCTCATGGGCTCGGGTTCCAGACGTTTACGAACGGCTCGAACGGAACCCTGCTGGGCGAACCGGATATCCCGCAGCCTGCGATCTGGGATCACTACCTGTACGACAACGTCGCTGGCGTGAACTGGGTGCAGATGACTCCGGCGCAGCGCGTGGCCTCGGCGGTCGGCGTCAATAGCCTCGTGTGGACCGGTCCGAACGTGACGGCGAAAGTGCCGCAGGTTCTGCGTGGCGTTCCACGGCTCACGATCGGCGGGCCAGCGGCCGGCGCGACCGCGGGCAGCTACCTGTTGGGCTCGGCGTCCTTCGGTCCCCCATTGAAGTTTCCGGGCCTCTCCGCGGACGTGATGCCCGTCAGCAATGGCGGTGCGAATGGTGACGGCTGCCTGGCCTTCAGTGCGGCTGACAAGCTTGCGGTGACCGGCAACATCGCGCTGATCAATCGCGGCGTGTGCGGCTTCGTCGTCAAGGTGAAGAACGCGCAACTCGCGGGCGCTGTGGGCGTCATCATTGCCGACAACGTTGCCGGCAGTCCGCCGCCGGACCTCGGCGGTACGGATGCCACCATCACGATTCCGTCGATTCGTATCACGCTCGGCGACGCCACGAATCTGCGTACGGCGTTGGCCAAGCGTTCACGCACCAAGTCCGGCGTGATCGCCACTCTCGACGCGAATCCGAACGTGCTCGGCGGCGCCGATGCATTGGGCCGCATCAAGATGTACACGCCGAACCCGTTCCAGAGCGGTTCGTCGGTCTCGCACTATGACGTGTCGGCCACGCCGAACCAGCTGATGGAGCCGGCGATCAACGGCGACCTGACGCACGAAGTCACGGTGCCGAACGATCTGACCTACGAACTGTTCAAGGACATCGGCTGGTAA
- a CDS encoding peroxiredoxin, producing MLDSGDKAPEFTLPDQDGHDISLTSLLKDGPAILFFYPADFTPGCTREVCSIRDIHREISRAGLTVAGISPQSPESHKRFRDKHGLPFTLLSDETKEVIKMFEVNGPLGFWVQRVTFLIDQNRAIQGRVKAHFSIAEHEAFIRKAVEIRATPI from the coding sequence ATGCTTGACAGCGGCGACAAGGCACCCGAGTTCACCCTGCCAGATCAGGATGGGCACGATATTTCCTTGACCAGCCTGCTCAAGGATGGTCCGGCCATCCTGTTTTTCTACCCGGCGGACTTCACCCCGGGGTGCACGCGGGAAGTCTGTTCGATCCGCGATATTCACCGGGAAATCAGCCGCGCGGGTCTGACGGTTGCAGGCATCAGCCCACAGAGTCCGGAGAGTCACAAACGCTTTCGTGACAAACACGGCCTGCCCTTCACGCTGCTGTCGGACGAGACCAAGGAAGTCATCAAGATGTTCGAGGTCAACGGGCCGCTGGGATTCTGGGTTCAGCGGGTGACCTTTCTGATCGACCAGAACCGCGCCATCCAGGGACGGGTCAAGGCGCATTTCTCGATCGCCGAACACGAGGCGTTCATCCGCAAGGCCGTCGAGATCCGCGCCACCCCGATCTGA
- a CDS encoding phosphoglycerate mutase family protein encodes MKAPDSSSGTPSLTRRRRTFLAPLWLLALGGIVVLVAAVVYWNSATTTTVVLVRHAEKELSAISDAPLSPEGEKRATRLAQMFGDSEMFGRVRKVYVTNTRRTQQTAAALEQRLNVPGEVVDARTDLRELARRVLRENRGSIALVIGHSNTVPEIVAALSGADNVPPIGEEEFDTLYVVTVPTIGKASVLRMKY; translated from the coding sequence ATGAAAGCCCCCGATTCTTCCTCCGGAACTCCGTCGCTCACGCGGCGGCGCCGCACGTTTCTCGCGCCGTTGTGGTTGTTAGCCCTGGGCGGCATCGTGGTGCTGGTCGCTGCCGTCGTCTACTGGAATTCCGCGACCACCACCACCGTGGTGCTGGTGCGTCATGCCGAGAAGGAACTGAGCGCCATCAGCGACGCGCCGCTGTCACCCGAGGGTGAGAAACGCGCGACGCGGCTCGCGCAGATGTTCGGCGACAGCGAGATGTTCGGCCGCGTGCGGAAGGTGTACGTCACCAACACCCGCCGTACGCAGCAGACCGCGGCGGCTCTCGAGCAGCGCTTGAACGTCCCTGGCGAAGTGGTGGACGCACGGACCGATTTGCGTGAACTGGCGCGCCGCGTACTGCGCGAGAACCGCGGTTCGATCGCCCTCGTGATAGGTCACAGCAATACCGTGCCCGAGATCGTCGCGGCGCTGAGCGGTGCCGATAACGTGCCTCCCATCGGGGAGGAGGAATTCGACACGTTGTACGTCGTCACGGTACCGACTATCGGCAAGGCGTCCGTGCTGCGGATGAAGTACTGA
- a CDS encoding glycoside hydrolase family 43 protein: MAITSIAASTAFLAGCAKKEPPPPPPAAEAPKPEAPPIIDPAKFLTQPLLSEIYTADPSAHVFGGKIWIYGSHDIDAGIPQDDLGSHFAMRDYRPIELDGIGGKVTVHDVALDLADVPWAGRQMWAPDAAEKDGKYFLYFPVKDKQDVFRIGVAVGDNPAGPFKAQPEAIKNSFSMDPAVFKDSDGKYYMYFGGLWGGQLQKWKSGEYKADDDAQPADDAPALLPKIARLDKTLLEFAEKPRDVKILDENGKLLLSKDHDRRFFEASWVHKYKGNYYFSYSTGDTHYIAYAMGKSPYGPFTYKGRILEPVLGWTNHHSIAEVDGKWYIFYHDSQVSNGDTHLRNIKQPIEIHYNDDGTIQTIDPFQEDPPAAAPAPAAAN, translated from the coding sequence GTGGCAATCACCAGTATTGCCGCGTCGACTGCCTTTCTCGCCGGATGCGCGAAGAAAGAACCTCCTCCGCCACCGCCGGCTGCCGAGGCACCCAAGCCTGAAGCGCCCCCGATCATCGATCCGGCGAAATTCCTGACCCAACCGCTGCTGTCCGAGATCTACACCGCCGACCCGTCGGCCCACGTCTTCGGGGGGAAGATCTGGATTTACGGGTCGCATGACATCGATGCCGGCATTCCGCAGGACGACCTCGGCAGCCACTTCGCCATGCGCGACTACCGGCCGATCGAGCTCGACGGCATCGGTGGAAAGGTCACCGTGCACGACGTCGCTCTCGATCTGGCCGACGTGCCGTGGGCCGGCCGCCAGATGTGGGCGCCGGATGCCGCCGAGAAGGACGGCAAGTATTTCCTGTACTTCCCCGTGAAGGACAAGCAGGACGTGTTCCGCATCGGCGTGGCCGTGGGCGACAACCCGGCGGGCCCGTTCAAGGCGCAGCCGGAAGCGATCAAGAACAGCTTCAGCATGGACCCGGCCGTGTTCAAGGACAGCGACGGCAAGTACTACATGTACTTCGGCGGGTTGTGGGGCGGTCAGCTGCAGAAGTGGAAGTCGGGCGAATACAAGGCCGATGACGATGCACAGCCGGCCGATGATGCTCCGGCGTTGCTGCCGAAGATCGCGCGCCTCGACAAGACCCTGCTCGAGTTCGCGGAGAAGCCGCGCGACGTGAAGATCCTCGACGAGAACGGCAAGCTGCTGCTTTCCAAGGATCACGACCGCCGGTTCTTCGAGGCGTCGTGGGTGCACAAGTACAAGGGCAACTACTACTTCTCGTACTCGACCGGCGACACGCACTACATCGCGTACGCGATGGGCAAGTCGCCGTACGGGCCGTTCACCTACAAGGGCAGGATCCTCGAGCCCGTGCTGGGATGGACTAACCACCACTCGATCGCCGAAGTGGACGGCAAGTGGTACATCTTCTATCACGACAGCCAGGTGTCGAACGGCGATACCCATCTGCGCAACATCAAGCAGCCGATCGAGATCCACTACAACGACGACGGCACGATCCAGACCATCGATCCGTTCCAGGAAGATCCGCCGGCCGCGGCTCCGGCACCTGCCGCCGCCAACTGA
- a CDS encoding MAPEG family protein has protein sequence MILLVLLVLALFVIQTLLPGRFRKPAVPGDPGILEEHVGNRDHARPLTVVGQRAARALANMHEALPVFLTLALMNLIAGTAAAMATTGALIFLIARVLYVPLYLSGVSWLRSLIWTGGWVGLILMLIPLLDRA, from the coding sequence ATGATCCTGCTCGTACTGTTAGTGCTCGCGTTGTTCGTCATCCAGACTCTTCTGCCCGGCCGTTTTCGCAAGCCCGCGGTGCCAGGCGATCCCGGCATACTCGAAGAACACGTCGGCAACCGCGACCACGCCCGCCCGCTCACCGTGGTCGGGCAACGCGCCGCGCGGGCGCTCGCCAACATGCACGAGGCACTGCCGGTCTTCCTGACGCTGGCACTTATGAACCTGATCGCCGGTACGGCTGCCGCGATGGCGACCACGGGCGCGCTGATCTTCCTGATCGCCCGCGTGCTTTATGTGCCGCTGTACCTGTCCGGCGTGTCCTGGCTGCGCAGCCTCATATGGACGGGCGGCTGGGTCGGCCTGATCCTGATGCTGATTCCGCTGCTCGACCGCGCCTGA
- a CDS encoding DUF6491 family protein: MKISVVATLLAAAALAGCASTLAKLNGPKLDYTEYAGEPVKSFYLGNYDGWSAVSKDQLVVWSGVNKAYLLTITGYCPDLEFAQRIAVTSTGNTVDKFEKVIVGRDRCFIKEIRPIDTKQMKEDRKLLREQTEKGSS, encoded by the coding sequence ATGAAGATTTCAGTGGTTGCAACATTGTTAGCGGCGGCGGCGCTGGCCGGGTGCGCCAGCACGTTGGCCAAACTCAACGGACCGAAGCTCGACTACACCGAGTACGCGGGTGAGCCGGTCAAATCGTTCTACCTGGGCAACTACGACGGGTGGTCGGCGGTTTCGAAAGACCAGCTCGTTGTCTGGTCCGGCGTCAACAAGGCCTACCTACTGACGATCACCGGATATTGCCCGGACCTGGAGTTCGCGCAGCGGATCGCCGTGACCTCGACCGGGAACACGGTCGACAAGTTCGAGAAGGTGATCGTCGGTCGCGACCGGTGCTTCATCAAGGAGATCCGCCCGATCGACACGAAGCAGATGAAGGAAGACCGCAAGCTGCTGCGTGAACAGACGGAGAAGGGCAGCTCCTGA
- a CDS encoding multidrug efflux RND transporter permease subunit: protein MLPHYFIDRPVLAWVIAILIMVGGGLAITRLPAAAYPDIAPPQVSISAVYPGANADTIERTVTQIIEQQLTGLDKLLYFTSSSNSNGTAGITLVFENGTNPDFAVLQTQNRVKLAEARLPSEVVVQGLAVSKVNQGFILALGVRAPNGGVSSDELNNIVSADVLDSVQRIPGVSSAQQFGSSYSMRIWLNPDKLRSFGMSAAEILQTVRAQNVQFATGSVGAAPSIKGQQITAPVSAEGRFSSVEEFEDVILRTEPNGTSVRLKDVARVELGLADYAFDVRLDDKPVSGFGVLLLPGANALDVADAVKARMNELQKGFPPGVEWFVAFDATTFIVHAIHEVIFTLVAAVVLVFIVMLIFLQSFRATLIPTLVVPVALMGAFIGMEIFGFSINQLTLFGMVLAIGIVVDDAIVVIESVERLMREEHLAPRDATRKAMDQITSPIIAISIVLAAVFIPSAMQSGSVGVIYRQFAMTIAISMVFSAFLALSLTPALCATLLRPEHLKENKFFRLFNRGYNWTQAHYLTSVRFNLRHKIWTLVAFAVLVMIGGVLFWRVPGSFVPEEDQGYALGIVQMPPGSTIQRTREVMKRVGYKLRQSPSVHSVFEVAGFSFSGGDESAGIFFIRLKELEERKESATDFIGWAFGNISGAERDGFVFFVNMPVIQGLSDFGGFDLWLEDRANLGADALLAAQNVLVGKAAQSKVVQGVRYNGLAPAPRLELKLDRAQAQSMGLAIDDVYNAIQLMLAPVYVNDFLYHGRVLRVQMQADAPFRMSEEALARFYLPTNGATNNAFVPSGETTSDGMIPLASVLSSKWVIAPPTLQRFNGFAAMQIVGSNAAGHSSGEAMKEMSRMVAQDLPPGFGVDWAGQSLQEILSGAEAPLLFGLSIFVVFLCLAALYESWATPIAVLLVVPVGIIGAIIAAWGTGLSNDVFFKIGLITIIGLAAKNAILIVEFALLAQQRGVPLYEAVMEAARLRLRPILMTSFAFILGVLPLVFSSGAGANARRAIGTGVAGGMLSAAILGVLLAPVFYVTVRRMAGDKFVNTDKVNRS, encoded by the coding sequence ATGCTGCCGCATTATTTCATCGACCGGCCGGTGCTGGCCTGGGTCATCGCCATCCTCATCATGGTGGGCGGCGGGCTCGCCATCACGCGCCTGCCGGCCGCGGCGTATCCGGACATCGCGCCGCCGCAGGTGTCGATCAGCGCGGTGTATCCCGGCGCGAACGCGGACACCATCGAGCGCACGGTCACGCAGATCATCGAGCAGCAGCTCACCGGCCTCGACAAGCTGCTGTATTTCACTTCGTCGTCGAATTCGAACGGCACCGCCGGCATCACGCTGGTATTCGAGAACGGCACGAATCCGGACTTCGCGGTACTGCAGACGCAGAACCGCGTCAAACTCGCCGAAGCGCGCCTGCCGAGCGAAGTGGTGGTGCAGGGCCTCGCGGTTTCCAAGGTCAACCAGGGCTTCATCCTCGCGCTCGGCGTGCGCGCGCCGAACGGTGGCGTCTCCTCGGACGAGCTCAACAACATCGTTTCCGCGGACGTGCTCGATTCCGTTCAGCGCATTCCCGGCGTGAGCTCGGCGCAGCAGTTCGGTTCTTCCTATTCGATGCGGATCTGGCTGAACCCGGACAAGCTGCGCAGCTTCGGCATGAGCGCTGCCGAGATCCTGCAGACGGTGCGTGCGCAGAACGTGCAGTTCGCCACGGGTTCGGTCGGCGCGGCCCCGTCGATCAAGGGCCAGCAGATCACCGCGCCCGTCAGCGCGGAAGGCCGCTTCAGTTCCGTCGAGGAGTTCGAAGACGTCATCCTGCGCACGGAGCCGAACGGTACGAGCGTCAGGCTCAAGGACGTCGCACGCGTGGAGCTGGGTCTTGCGGACTATGCCTTCGACGTGCGCCTGGACGACAAGCCGGTGAGCGGCTTCGGCGTGCTGCTGCTGCCCGGCGCGAACGCGCTCGACGTCGCCGACGCCGTCAAGGCGCGCATGAACGAGCTGCAGAAGGGATTCCCGCCGGGGGTCGAGTGGTTCGTCGCCTTCGATGCCACCACCTTCATCGTGCATGCCATTCACGAGGTGATCTTCACGCTGGTCGCGGCCGTCGTGCTGGTGTTCATCGTGATGCTGATCTTCCTGCAGAGTTTCCGCGCGACGCTGATCCCGACGCTGGTCGTCCCGGTCGCGCTGATGGGCGCGTTCATCGGCATGGAGATCTTCGGTTTCTCGATCAACCAGCTGACGCTGTTCGGCATGGTGCTGGCCATCGGTATCGTCGTGGACGACGCCATCGTCGTCATCGAATCCGTCGAACGATTGATGCGCGAGGAGCATCTCGCCCCGCGCGATGCGACGCGCAAGGCGATGGACCAGATCACGAGTCCGATCATCGCGATCTCGATCGTGTTGGCGGCCGTGTTCATTCCGAGCGCCATGCAGTCCGGTTCGGTCGGCGTCATCTACCGGCAGTTCGCGATGACGATCGCGATCTCGATGGTCTTCTCCGCGTTCCTGGCGCTGTCGCTGACGCCGGCGCTGTGCGCGACGCTGCTGCGTCCCGAGCACCTCAAGGAGAACAAGTTTTTCCGGCTTTTCAATCGCGGCTACAACTGGACGCAGGCTCATTACCTGACCAGCGTGCGTTTCAACCTGCGTCACAAGATCTGGACGCTGGTGGCCTTCGCGGTGCTGGTGATGATCGGCGGCGTGTTGTTCTGGCGGGTGCCGGGCAGCTTCGTGCCGGAGGAAGACCAGGGCTACGCGCTCGGCATCGTCCAGATGCCACCGGGTTCGACCATCCAGCGCACGCGCGAGGTCATGAAGCGCGTCGGCTATAAATTGCGGCAGTCACCGTCCGTGCATTCGGTGTTCGAAGTGGCGGGTTTCAGCTTCTCGGGCGGCGACGAGAGTGCCGGCATCTTCTTCATCCGGCTCAAGGAGCTCGAGGAACGCAAGGAATCAGCGACGGATTTCATCGGCTGGGCATTCGGCAACATCTCCGGCGCCGAGCGCGACGGTTTCGTGTTCTTCGTCAACATGCCCGTGATCCAGGGCCTCTCCGACTTCGGCGGATTCGACCTGTGGCTCGAGGATCGTGCCAACCTGGGTGCCGATGCGCTGCTCGCCGCACAGAACGTGCTGGTAGGCAAGGCGGCGCAGAGCAAGGTGGTGCAGGGCGTACGGTACAACGGGCTCGCGCCCGCGCCGCGCCTCGAGCTCAAGCTCGACCGCGCGCAGGCGCAGTCGATGGGACTCGCGATCGACGACGTCTACAACGCCATCCAGCTCATGCTGGCGCCCGTGTACGTCAACGACTTCCTGTATCACGGCCGCGTGCTGCGCGTGCAGATGCAGGCCGACGCGCCGTTCCGCATGAGCGAAGAGGCGCTGGCGCGGTTCTATCTACCCACGAACGGTGCCACGAACAACGCGTTCGTGCCGAGCGGCGAGACCACCAGCGACGGCATGATCCCGCTGGCGTCCGTGCTCTCGTCGAAGTGGGTGATCGCTCCGCCGACGTTGCAGCGTTTCAATGGTTTCGCGGCGATGCAGATCGTGGGCTCGAATGCCGCGGGTCACAGCTCGGGCGAGGCGATGAAGGAAATGAGCCGCATGGTCGCGCAGGACTTGCCGCCGGGCTTCGGCGTCGACTGGGCCGGCCAGTCGCTGCAGGAGATCCTGTCGGGCGCCGAGGCGCCGCTGCTGTTCGGCCTGTCGATCTTCGTGGTGTTCCTGTGCCTGGCCGCACTTTATGAGAGCTGGGCAACGCCGATCGCCGTGCTGCTGGTAGTCCCGGTGGGAATCATCGGCGCCATCATCGCGGCCTGGGGAACGGGTCTCTCGAACGACGTATTCTTCAAGATCGGTTTGATCACCATCATCGGTCTTGCCGCCAAGAACGCCATCCTGATCGTGGAATTCGCCCTGCTTGCACAACAACGGGGCGTGCCCTTGTACGAAGCTGTCATGGAAGCGGCGCGATTACGCCTTCGTCCAATACTCATGACGTCATTTGCGTTCATATTAGGCGTGCTGCCGCTGGTGTTCTCGAGCGGCGCAGGCGCGAACGCGCGCCGCGCCATCGGCACCGGTGTGGCGGGTGGCATGTTGTCCGCGGCGATCCTGGGCGTCTTGCTGGCGCCCGTGTTCTACGTGACCGTGCGGCGCATGGCGGGAGACAAGTTCGTCAACACGGACAAAGTGAATCGCAGCTGA
- a CDS encoding efflux RND transporter periplasmic adaptor subunit, whose protein sequence is MSNKKPLMTAALAAVFLSACGAQQPQGEPPPPEIGVIVVHAKPVALIREASARLAPTRASDVRARVPGVVVKRLYKEGSMVKEGQPLVQIDTAPYRAQLAVAAANLESAEASATNAKVAATRNRELAKQSLISKMQLDDSEAVERSSAAAVSSARAQVQTARINLSYANVTAPISGRAGQLRVLEGALVGQGEATLLTTVEQVDPIYVFFDQPASDFERLQRAQAEGKVELAQGNAAEVRVLRADGTPYPQVGTLDFSDFSVNATTGAVAFRGRLPNPDRLLLPGMYVTVRVTAGTLKSGFEVPQLAVQRDGQGSFVLVVAADGTVGAKRVDVVSSVGPLWIVSSGLDDGDQVIVSGLQMVRPGMKVKAVPADAKAEGEPAPAAAPAPAAGS, encoded by the coding sequence ATGTCCAACAAGAAACCGCTGATGACCGCGGCGCTCGCCGCCGTTTTTCTCTCTGCCTGCGGCGCACAGCAGCCGCAGGGTGAGCCGCCGCCGCCTGAAATCGGCGTGATCGTCGTGCACGCCAAACCCGTGGCGTTGATTCGCGAAGCCTCCGCGCGCCTCGCGCCCACCCGCGCCTCGGATGTCCGCGCCAGGGTTCCGGGCGTCGTGGTGAAGCGCCTATATAAGGAGGGAAGCATGGTCAAGGAAGGCCAGCCCCTCGTGCAGATCGACACGGCGCCTTATCGCGCCCAGCTGGCGGTGGCCGCGGCAAACCTCGAATCGGCCGAAGCGTCCGCCACGAACGCCAAGGTCGCCGCGACGCGCAATCGCGAGCTCGCGAAACAGTCGTTGATCTCGAAGATGCAGCTCGACGACTCCGAGGCGGTCGAACGTTCGAGCGCGGCCGCGGTGTCGTCCGCGCGCGCGCAGGTGCAGACCGCGCGCATCAACCTGAGTTACGCCAACGTCACCGCCCCGATCTCGGGCCGCGCGGGGCAGCTGCGCGTTCTGGAAGGCGCGCTGGTCGGGCAGGGCGAGGCGACGCTCCTGACTACCGTCGAACAGGTCGATCCCATCTACGTGTTCTTCGACCAGCCGGCATCCGACTTCGAACGGCTGCAGCGCGCGCAGGCCGAAGGCAAGGTCGAACTGGCGCAGGGCAATGCGGCCGAAGTGCGCGTGCTGCGCGCCGACGGCACCCCGTATCCGCAGGTCGGCACGCTCGATTTCTCCGATTTCAGCGTCAACGCGACCACCGGCGCCGTCGCCTTCCGCGGCCGCCTGCCGAACCCGGACCGCCTGCTGCTGCCCGGCATGTACGTCACGGTGCGCGTCACCGCCGGCACTCTCAAGAGTGGCTTCGAAGTCCCGCAGCTGGCCGTGCAACGCGACGGGCAGGGCTCGTTCGTGCTCGTGGTCGCGGCGGACGGCACGGTCGGCGCGAAACGCGTGGACGTCGTGAGCTCGGTGGGCCCGCTGTGGATCGTCAGCAGCGGTCTCGACGACGGCGACCAGGTGATCGTCTCCGGGCTGCAGATGGTGCGCCCGGGAATGAAGGTGAAAGCCGTGCCCGCGGATGCCAAGGCGGAAGGCGAACCTGCCCCGGCCGCGGCGCCGGCGCCCGCCGCAGGTAGTTAG